One genomic region from Chitinivibrionia bacterium encodes:
- the rplI gene encoding 50S ribosomal protein L9, which produces MKIILQQDFNRLGNAHDVVEVKDGYGRNYLIPEGIAVLATAGNLRHNEEMKKYAAKKGEKLIAEAKARAEKINGQQFTIAVKVKDGDDIYGSVSAQDIIEHLAENNIEIARSAVLLSESIKKLGVYDVAIKIYRDIEATVKVWVVKKEEE; this is translated from the coding sequence TTATTCTTCAACAGGATTTTAATCGTCTCGGAAACGCGCACGATGTAGTAGAAGTAAAAGACGGATACGGCAGAAACTACCTTATCCCTGAAGGAATTGCGGTTTTGGCAACTGCCGGAAATCTTCGTCATAACGAAGAAATGAAAAAATACGCGGCTAAAAAAGGCGAAAAACTCATAGCGGAAGCGAAAGCTCGCGCAGAAAAGATCAACGGTCAGCAATTCACAATCGCCGTTAAAGTAAAAGACGGCGACGATATTTACGGTTCGGTTTCGGCGCAGGATATTATAGAACACCTTGCGGAAAACAATATCGAAATCGCGCGTTCGGCAGTTCTTTTGTCGGAGAGCATCAAAAAACTCGGCGTTTACGACGTTGCAATCAAAATCTATAGAGATATAGAAGCAACGGTAAAAGTCTGGGTAGTGAAAAAAGAAGAAGAGTAA